A genomic stretch from Acinonyx jubatus isolate Ajub_Pintada_27869175 chromosome E2, VMU_Ajub_asm_v1.0, whole genome shotgun sequence includes:
- the KCNC3 gene encoding LOW QUALITY PROTEIN: potassium voltage-gated channel subfamily C member 3 (The sequence of the model RefSeq protein was modified relative to this genomic sequence to represent the inferred CDS: deleted 1 base in 1 codon) produces the protein MLSSVCVSSFRGRQGASKQQPAPPPQPPESPPPLPPPPSPPPLQQQQFAQPGSAASPAGPPAPRGPGGRRAEPCPGLPAAAMGRHGGGGGDSGKIVINVGGVRHETYRSTLRTLPGTRLAGLTEPEAAARFDYDPGADEFFFDRHPGVFAYVLNYYRTGKLHCPADVCGPLFEEELGFWGIDETDVEACCWMTYRQHRDAEEALDSFEAPDPAGAANAANAAGAHDAGLDDEAGAGGGGLDGAGGELKRLCFQDAGGGAGGPPGGAGGAGGTWWRRWQPRVWALFEDPYSSRAARYVAFASLFFILISITTFCLETHEGFIHISNKTVTQASPIPGAPPENITNVEVETEPFLTYVEGVCVVWFTFEFLMRITFCPDKVEFLKSSLNIIDCVAILPFYLEVGLSGLSSKAAKDVLGFLRVVRFVRILRIFKLTRHFVGLRVLGHTLRASTNEFLLLIIFLALGVLIFATMIYYAERIGADPDDILGSNHTYFKNIPIGFWWAVVTMTTLGYGDMYPKTWSGMLVGALCALAGVLTIAMPVPVIVNNFGMYYSLAMAKQKLPKKKNKHIPRPPQPGSPNYCKPDPPPPPPPHHPHHGSGGISPPPPITPPSVGVTVAGAYPAGPHTHPGLLRGGAGGLGIMGLPPLPAPGEPCPLAQEEVIEINRADPRPNGDPAAAALAHEDCPAIDQPAMSPEDKSPITPGSRGRYSRDRACFLLTDYAPSPDGSIRKATGAPPLPPQTGVSQAPQASCPTSTPTPQPGYPPSGRTPSPRGQDESNGEGFPKELRSGGVLTSSAEVIPRDIVTTETGPNRAEETGDWQVDVSSCHRLRPRETLGPPLPLPPRLREIPQPEQHRGPERGVPAPRAPCHSPWLSQGRPPRSPNPALHPLTLPSPPWGDWG, from the exons ATGCTGAGCTCAGTCTGCGTCTCGTCCTTCCGCGGGCGCCAGGGGGCCAGCAAGCAGCAGCCGGCGCCACCGCCGCAGCCGCCCGAGTCCCCGCCGCCGCTGCCCCCGCCGCCGTCACCGCCGCCGCTGCAGCAACAGCAGTTTGCGCAGCCCGGCTCCGCCGCGTCCCCGGCGGGCCCCCCGGCACCCCGCGGGCCCGGGGGCCGGCGCGCCGAGCCATGCCCCGGGCTGCCGGCGGCGGCCATGGGGCGGcacggcggcggcggtggcgacAGCGGCAAGATCGTGATCAACGTGGGCGGCGTGCGCCATGAGACGTACCGCTCGACGCTGCGCACCCTGCCGGGGACGCGGCTGGCCGGCCTGACGGAGCCGGAGGCGGCGGCGCGCTTCGACTACGATCCCGGCGCCGACGAGTTCTTCTTTGACCGGCACCCGGGAGTCTTCGCCTACGTGCTCAACTACTACCGCACAGGCAAGCTGCACTGTCCGGCCGACGTGTGCGGGCCTCTTTTCGAGGAGGAGCTTGGCTTCTGGGGCATCGACGAGACCGACGTGGAGGCCTGCTGCTGGATGACCTACCGGCAGCACCGCGACGCCGAAGAGGCGCTCGACTCCTTTGAGGCTCCGGACCCTGCGGGCGCAGCGAACGCCGCCAACGCCGCTGGCGCCCACGACGCGGGTCTGGACGACGaggcgggcgcgggcggcggcggcctgGACGGCGCGGGCGGCGAGCTCAAGCGCCTTTGCTTCCAGGACGCGGGCGGCGGCGCCGGGGGGCCGCCAGGGGGCGCGGGCGGCGCAGGCGGCACGTGGTGGCGCCGCTGGCAGCCCCGCGTGTGGGCGCTCTTCGAGGACCCCTACTCGTCGCGGGCCGCCAGG TATGTGGCCTTCGCCTCCCTCTTCTTCATTCTCATCTCCATAACCACCTTCTGCCTGGAGACCCACGAAGGCTTCATCCACATCAGCAACAAGACGGTGACGCAGGCCTCCCCCATCCCGGGGGCTCCACCGGAGAACATCACCAACGTGGAGGTGGAGACGGAGCCCTTCCTGACGTACGTGGAGGGCGTGTGCGTGGTCTGGTTCACCTTCGAGTTCCTCATGCGCATCACCTTCTGCCCGGACAAGGTGGAATTCCTCAAGAGCAGCCTCAACATCATCGACTGCGTGGCCATCTTGCCCTTCTATCTCGAGGTGGGCCTCTCGGGCCTCAGCTCCAAGGCTGCCAAAGACGTGCTGGGCTTCCTGCGGGTCGTCCGCTTCGTCCGAATCCTGCGCATCTTCAAGCTCACGCGCCATTTTGTGGGGCTGCGCGTGCTGGGCCACACGCTCCGCGCCAGCACCAACGAGTTCCTGCTGCTCATCATCTTCCTGGCGCTGGGCGTGCTCATCTTCGCCACCATGATCTACTACGCGGAGCGCATCGGCGCCGACCCCGACGACATCCTGGGCTCCAACCACACCTACTTCAAGAACATCCCCATCGGCTTCTGGTGGGCCGTGGTCACCATGACGACCCTGGGCTACGGAGACATGTATCCCAAGACGTGGTCGGGGATGCTGGTCGGGGCACTGTGTGCCCTGGCGGGGGTGCTCACCATCGCCATGCCCGTGCCCGTCATCGTCAACAACTTTGGCATGTACTATTCGCTGGCCATGGCCAAGCAGAAGCTGCCCAAGAAGAAGAACAAACACATCCCCCGGCCCCCGCAGCCCGGCTCCCCCAACTACTGCAAGCccgacccccctcccccgccgcccccgcacCACCCCCACCACGGCAGCGGCGGTATCAGTCCTCCGCCACCCATCACCCCGCCCTCCGTGGGGGTGACTGTGGCCGGGGCCTACCCAGCGGGCCCCCACACTCACCCCGGGCTGCTCAGGGGAGGCGCGGGGGGGCTCGGGATCATGGGGCTGCCTCCTCTGCCGGCCCCCGGGGAGCCTTGCCCGTTGGCTCAGGAGGAAGTAATTGAGATCAACCGCGCAG ATCCCCGCCCCAATGGGGACCCTGCAGCAGCTGCGCTTGCCCACGAGGACTGCCCAGCCATCGACCAGCCCGCCATGTCCCCGGAAGACAAGAGCCCCATCACCCCTGGCAGCCGTGGCCGCTATAGCCGGGACCGAGCCTGCTTCCTCCTCACTGACTACGCTCCTTCCCCTGATGGCTCCATCCGGAAAG ccaccggtgctcccccactg cccccccagACTGGCGTAAGCCAGGCCCCCCAAGCTTCTTGCCCGACCTCAACGCCAACGCCGCAGCCTGGATATCCCCCTAGCGGACGAACCCCTTCCCCCCGGG GACAGGATGAAAGTAACGGGGAAGGCTTCCCGAAGGAACTGAGGTCTGGAGGTGTCCTGACCTCAAGTGCAGAAGTGATCCCAAGGGACATAGTGACCACAGAGACTGGGCCAAACAGAGCGGAGGAGACTGGGGACTGGCAGGTAGACGTGAG CTCTTGTCACCGCCTGAGACCTCGCGAGACCCTCGGtccccccctgccccttccccccag